The following coding sequences lie in one Daphnia pulex isolate KAP4 chromosome 1, ASM2113471v1 genomic window:
- the LOC124195980 gene encoding 60S ribosomal protein L22-like isoform X1, with protein MSPAKKAPASADPKKAPAPAAAKAAPAAAAAKKPAEKAPAAKAAPAPAPVKAAAAGTAKAPAPAPVTKASAPAAKAAPAKAPAAPAPAAKAPAKAAAPAKAAPAAAAPAAKAAPAAKAAPAKAAPAKAAAAAKPAAAPAPAAAAAPKKGAAAPAPAAKKEAAAPAKKGAADKKAAPVAAPAAAAPAKRKADAPAEKKAPVAEKKPAVEKKAAPAAAAPKKPEAAAKKPTEKKAEKKAAPLKAAVKAKKETPKKLEAVKLKGKGYKGKKLNLKFTIDCTHPVEDGIMNAADFETYLKQHIKLNKKVGNLGTHIQTELAKSKIIVSSDVPFSKRYLKYLTKRYLKKNNLRDWLRVVANGKTSYELRYFNINNEEEDDDDDKE; from the exons ATGTCGCCG GCAAAGAAAGCACCAGCATCTGCTGATCCCAAGAAGGCCCCGGCCCCCGCTGCAGCCAAAGCTGccccagctgctgctgctgcaaagAAGCCAGCTGAGAAAGCCCCTGCTGCCAAAGCAGCcccagctccagctccagtgaaggctgctgctgcaggaaCCGCTAAAGCTCCTGCTCCAGCTCCAGTTACCAAAGCCTCTGCACCAGCCGCCAAAGCTGCACCAGCTAAAGCTCCAGCTGCACCTGCTCCTGCTGCCAAAGCCCCAGCCAAGGCTGCAGCACCAGCAAAGGCAGcccccgctgctgctgcccctgCTGCTAaggctgctcctgctgctaaAGCTGCTCCTGCCAAGGCTGCCCCCGCcaaggctgctgctgctgctaaacCAGCGGCTGCTCCAgctcccgctgctgctgctgctcccaaGAAAGGCGCTGCTGCCCCTGCTCCAGCAGCCAAGAAAGAAGCTGCTGCCCCAGCCAAGAAAGGTGCTGCTGACAAAAAAGCTGCCCCTGTTGCTGCTCCTGCCGCTGCTGCCCCAGCTAAGCGAAAGGCTGATGCCCCTGCTGAAAAGAAGGCTCCAGTTGCTGAGAAGAAACCAGCTGTTGAGAAGAAGGCTGCTCCGGCAGCTGCAGCTCCCAAGAAGCCAGAGGCTGCTGCTAAGAAaccaacagagaaaaaagctgAGAAAAAAGCTGCTCCATTGAAGGCAGCAGTAAAGGCCAAGAAGGAGACTCCCAAGAAACTGGAGGCTGTCAAACTCAAGGGAAAAGGCTACAAGGGAAAGAAACTTAACCTCAAGTTTACCATCGACTGCACTCACCCAGTTGAAGATGGCATCATGAATGCAGCTGATTTT GAAACCTACTTGAAGCAGCACATCAAGCTGAACAAGAAAGTTGGAAACTTGGGTACCCACATCCAAACTGAATTGGCCAAGAGCAAGATCATTGTTTCCTCAGATGTTCCTTTCTCCAAGAG GTATTTGAAGTATCTCACGAAGCGGtatttgaagaagaacaacCTTCGTGATTGGCTGCGAGTCGTTGCTAACGGAAAGACCTCGTACGAGCTCAGATATTTCAAC attaacaacgaagaagaggatgatgatgacgataaGGAATAA
- the LOC124195980 gene encoding 60S ribosomal protein L22-like isoform X2 translates to MSPAKKAPASADPKKAPAPAAAKAAPAAAAAKKPAEKAPAAKAAPAPAPVKAAAAGTAKAPAPAPVTKASAPAAKAAPAKAPAAPAPAAKAPAKAAAPAKAAPAAAAPAAKAAPAAKAAPAKAAPAKAAAAAKPAAAPAPAAAAAPKKGAAAPAPAAKKEAAAPAKKGAADKKAAPVAAPAAAAPAKRKADAPAEKKAPVAEKKPAVEKKAAPAAAAPKKPEAAAKKPTEKKAEKKAAPLKAAVKAKKETPKKLEAVKLKGKGYKGKKLNLKFTIDCTHPVEDGIMNAADFVRVTFPNWLDSRFP, encoded by the exons ATGTCGCCG GCAAAGAAAGCACCAGCATCTGCTGATCCCAAGAAGGCCCCGGCCCCCGCTGCAGCCAAAGCTGccccagctgctgctgctgcaaagAAGCCAGCTGAGAAAGCCCCTGCTGCCAAAGCAGCcccagctccagctccagtgaaggctgctgctgcaggaaCCGCTAAAGCTCCTGCTCCAGCTCCAGTTACCAAAGCCTCTGCACCAGCCGCCAAAGCTGCACCAGCTAAAGCTCCAGCTGCACCTGCTCCTGCTGCCAAAGCCCCAGCCAAGGCTGCAGCACCAGCAAAGGCAGcccccgctgctgctgcccctgCTGCTAaggctgctcctgctgctaaAGCTGCTCCTGCCAAGGCTGCCCCCGCcaaggctgctgctgctgctaaacCAGCGGCTGCTCCAgctcccgctgctgctgctgctcccaaGAAAGGCGCTGCTGCCCCTGCTCCAGCAGCCAAGAAAGAAGCTGCTGCCCCAGCCAAGAAAGGTGCTGCTGACAAAAAAGCTGCCCCTGTTGCTGCTCCTGCCGCTGCTGCCCCAGCTAAGCGAAAGGCTGATGCCCCTGCTGAAAAGAAGGCTCCAGTTGCTGAGAAGAAACCAGCTGTTGAGAAGAAGGCTGCTCCGGCAGCTGCAGCTCCCAAGAAGCCAGAGGCTGCTGCTAAGAAaccaacagagaaaaaagctgAGAAAAAAGCTGCTCCATTGAAGGCAGCAGTAAAGGCCAAGAAGGAGACTCCCAAGAAACTGGAGGCTGTCAAACTCAAGGGAAAAGGCTACAAGGGAAAGAAACTTAACCTCAAGTTTACCATCGACTGCACTCACCCAGTTGAAGATGGCATCATGAATGCAGCTGATTTT GTTAGGGTCACCTTCCCTAACTGGTTGGACTCTAGATTCCCTTAA
- the LOC124195973 gene encoding syndetin-like — protein MDLRQKVLDLLTLSKEGGDIPTSVSVSVEEQLGLSTADIKNLDRDSSHVHQNACSDPDSQQEVFDTIEAGFVDENCNGGRYQLNKFPLVIDLNYIRHQRQILGIQLSCVTNKLFSMIHQKQTHCADELCKVLELQENLDMALDTCSNGRININQARNNLTTASLGLLAHYRRQHHLIKITKSLKTIQTLGKMNVRVQELLGEQSYAAAIQLIVEGQHVANTYKHFNCVAQLSSRLQDTMELAEEQLDVGLSKSCKEFDSNQYGKLQSAFALLGKQSAALDQLNLHFASGLHQETLSLLQKYAELSCSNLTSGIDADNLKLSTEYHKLQFHELCKCINSKLYVACLCELSTCLWKITVNYNQIHRWHTDHSKGECDPVPAALFEQKLQHGRTRLWQDVQIKIRTLLSSFDVWHLSTDELLDMLDIVETLVEMGKQFCQSNSEVLRESVRQQSINYFRGFHRGKLDELRVFLENESWEQCPVRSNFNVFHLMEFRFLNQSKLSSSNSEAPSNENFYLVDSVTSPFSSRAISPPEERFIGSSGISDSSYECNDDRKIEGGSVLPLLANTTLSVLRLFGRYIHFMHLLKSIAFDVLICLNQLFDYYLYAVYKIFGTSSALDATSPKLRAVLMKIEETLISTTTSETVGSAEDTAAFSSSAGDKVSCPKVCLPLQLDHPNQLYGLKLRLIAAESVIFLARQLELLRPNLLDLIPPSKESLLNQFFSQTTSVAHDLRVPIFSVVAHRYLDSEHIINMMSRVQWEVKEVMSQHSSYVDYILQVLNDYDSSVLRVCYPHTLPAEIYNILWDQILRVCYHMLLDGFSAVRKCTNEGRALMQLDLRHFQVKVECLTRLRPLPDPSIVETYIKAYYLPENALEKWIQEQTEYSPRQMMNLLQCVSQGSKKIRLNLTSFMEDLDLNRR, from the exons GAAGGGGGTGATATACCGACGTCAGTGTCAGTCTCCGTAGAGGAACAGCTTGGACTATCGACAGCAGATATAAAAAATCTTGACCGTGATTCTTCGCATGTCCATCAAAATGCTTGTTCAGATCCAGATTCTCAGCAAGAAGTTTTTGATACAATTGAAGCAGGGTTTGTCGATGAAAACTGCAATGGAGGACGATATCAACTAAATAAATTTCCATTGGTCATCGATTTGAATTACATCAGACATCAGAGACAAATCTTAGGAATACAGTTAAGTTGtgtaacaaataaattgttttctatGATTCATCAGAAGCAAACTCATTGTGCCGATGAGCTGTGTAAAGTTTTGGAGCTCCAGGAAAATCTTGATATG GCCTTAGACACATGCAGCAATGGACGGATTAATATAAA TCAAGCAAGAAACAACTTGACCACTGCAAGCCTGGGACTACTAGCACACTACAGACGTCAGCAccatctaataaaaataacaaaatcttTGAAAACCATACAAACATTGGGGAAAATGAATGTAAGGGTTCAGGAACTACTAGGAGAGCAAAGCTATGCTGCAGCAATACAGCTTATTGTTGAAGGCCAGCATGTTGCAAACACATACAAACACTTCAATTGTGTTGCTCAGTTGAGTTCAAGACTTCAAGATACCATGGAACTTGCTGAAGAACAACTAGATGTTGGTTTGTCAAAGTCCTGCAAAGAATTTGATTCAAATCAGTATGGAAAGCTACAGTCAGCATTTGCGTTACTCGGGAAACAATCTGCAGCATTAGATCAACTGAACCTTCATTTTGCCTCAGGACTTCATCAGGAAACATTGTCGTTGTTACAGAAGTATGCAGAACTCTCGTGCTCCAATCTCACATCAGGAATAGATGCTGACAATCTAAAACTTTCCACAGAATACCATAAACTTCAGTTCCATGAACTTTGCAAATGTATTAATTCAAAACTTTATGTTGCATGTCTGTGTGAATTAAGCACTTGCTTATGGAAAATCACAGTCAACTACAATCAAATCCACCGTTGGCATACTGATCATTCGAAGGGTGAGTGCGATCCAGTTCCCGCTGCTTTATTCGAACAAAAGCTTCAGCATGGAAGAACACGTCTGTGGCAAGATGTCCAAATCAAGATTCGGACTTTGCTATCTTCTTTTGACGTGTGGCATCTCAGCACCGATGAATTACTAGATATGCTGGACATAGTAGAAACTCTAGTCGAAATGGGAAAGCAGTTTTGCCAGAGTAATTCCGAGGTTCTCAGAGAGAGTGTTCGTCAACAAAGCATAAACTACTTTCGCGGCTTTCATCGTGGGAAGCTTGATGAACTCCGTGTCTTTTTAGAAAACGAATCGTGGGAGCAATGCCCAGTCCGTTCGAATTTCAACGTGTTCCATTTGATGGAATTTCGATTCCTCAATCAAAGTAAACTTTCTTCAAGTAACTCTGAAGCGCCTTCAAATGAGAATTTCTACCTCGTGGATTCAGTTACCTCGCCCTTCTCGTCACGTGCAATATCTCCACCAGAAGAAAGATTCATTGGCTCATCCGGGATTTCAGACAGTTCGTATGAATGTAATGACGACCGAAAAATAGAAGGTGGATCTGTGCTACCACTTCTGGCAAACACAACTTTATCCGTACTACGCTTATTTGGACGATACATCCACTTTAtgcatttattaaaatcaattgcGTTCGACGTGTTGATATGTCTGAACCAGTTGTTCGATTACTACCTTTATGCTGTGTATAAAATATTTGGAACTTCTTCAGCACTTGATGCAACGTCACCAAAGCTCCGTGCTGTACTCATGAAAATCGAGGAGACCTTAATTTCAACCACCACTTCAGAAACGGTCGGTTCCGCTGAAGACACTGCtgcgttttcttcttccgcagGAGATAAAGTATCGTGCCCTAAAGTCTGCCTTCCTTTGCAATTGGATCATCCTAATCAATTGTATGGACTCAAACTCCGTTTGATTGCCGCCGAGTCAGTTATTTTCCTTGCTCGCCAGTTAGAGTTGCTGCGGCCGAATCTTTTGGATTTGATTCCACCTTCTAAAGAATCTCTActcaaccaatttttttcacaa ACTACATCAGTGGCACACGATTTGCGTGTCCCAATCTTCAGCGTAGTTGCCCATAGATACCTTGATTCAGAACACATTATAAACATGATGAGCCGCGTTCAGTGGGAGGTGAAAGAAGTAATGAGCCAGCACAGTTCTTACGTGGACTATATACTTCAG GTTCTGAACGATTACGATTCGAGTGTTCTTCGTGTCTGCTACCCTCATACGCTGCCTGCCGAGATATATAACATTTTATGGGATCAAATCCTTCGTGTGTGTTATCACATGCTGCTTGACGG GTTTTCCGCTGTGCGGAAATGCACGAATGAAGGCCGTGCATTAATGCAATTAGATTTGAGGCATTTCCAAGTGAAAGTCGAATGTCTAACTAGATTAAGACCTCTTCCCGATCCATCCATAGTTGAAACGTACATTAAAGCATATTATCTTCCCGAAAATGCATTGGAAAAATGGATCCAAGAACAAACg GAATATTCTCCAAGGCAGATGATGAATCTTCTCCAGTGTGTAAGTCAAGGAAGTAAAAAGATTCGTTTAAATTTGACCTCGTTTATGGAAGACTTGGACTTGAATCGTCGGTAA
- the LOC124195987 gene encoding uncharacterized protein LOC124195987, producing the protein MWSILHLTVFLELFVFSFSLEWGTHSLLQPGSCPNSNSMSLNIHQITGQWIIQHLPWPFPQCCQQPILNFEEDTENQNKTGNDTNSHWIRISLDWPNCKDQPETWQQPLKFRLMQNRITEGTFLIKLSWPFNAFGFATLNFVSIDYKKYAVAYICHTFLLEHIAIPFIMVRTNTDLDFTDWQRMKWTLIKQGILSAWTLIETKEQCNEVIDYNSDRNDGDTFHENQPNSSEIYDGSGHTESSNAVSFPTNTDEEYIHNVPYSKDGKTTETASVDPDAEWITTKHIQIQGPNQKPEYPTPDTVLWPAILMENQPASDQLEGNPTYTTAAEIAPLIAPCSGSGGEELGISDRTIELRVKK; encoded by the exons ATGTGGTCCATTTTGCATTTAACCGTTTTCTTGGAATTATTTGTCTTTAGTTTTTCGTTAGAGTGGGGCACTCATTCACTTTTACAACCCGGAAGTTGTCCGAACTCTAACTCGATGTCACTCAACATTCATCAG ATAACAGGGCAGTGGATAATTCAACATCTCCCATGGCCATTTCCCCAGTGTTGTCAACAACCCATTTTAAACTTCGAGGAAGATACTGAGAATCAGAATAAAACCGGAAACGACACTAATAGCCACTGGATAAGAATATCATTGGATTGGCCCAATTGTAAAGACCAACCAGAGACATGGCAACAACCATTGAAGTTTCGTCTTATGCAAAATCGAATCACCGAAGGGACATTTCTTATAAAACTATCCTGGCCTTTCA aCGCATTTGGTTTTGCTACactgaattttgtttcaatcgaCTACAAAAAGTACGCAGTTGCTTACATCTGTCACACCTTTCTTCTTGAACACATTGCGATTCCGTTCATTATGGTACGAACAAACACAGACCTAGATTTCACTGATTGGCAACGAATGAAATGGACTTTGATAAAACAA GGTATCCTATCTGCATGGACTCTAATTGAAACGAAAGAGCAATGCAATGAAGTTATCGATTATAACTCTGATCGGAACGATGGAGACACATTTCATGAAAACCAACCAAACAGCTCAGAAATCTATGACGGCAGTGGCCACACTGAATCGAGTAATGCAGTAAGTTTCCCAACAAATACTGATGAAGAATACATACACAATGTACCATACAGTAAAGACGGAAAAACTACGGAAACGGCTTCTGTAGACCCTGACGCAGAATGGATAACGACAAAACATATTCAA ATTCAAGGACCAAACCAGAAACCAGAATATCCTACCCCGGACACTGTGCTTTGGCCGGCAATTTTAATGGAAAATCAACCTGCTTCAGACCAACTAGAAGGAAATCCCACATACACAACAGCTGCTGAAATTGCACCACTTATTGCACCTTGCAGCGGCTCCGGCGGAGAAGAATTGGGAATAAGCGACAGAACAATAGAACTAAGAGTAAAGAAATGA